From Myotis daubentonii chromosome 15, mMyoDau2.1, whole genome shotgun sequence, one genomic window encodes:
- the ZDHHC1 gene encoding palmitoyltransferase ZDHHC1 isoform X5 yields the protein MYKMNICNKPSNKTAPEKSVWAAPAQASGPSPELQGQRSRRNGWSWPPHPLQIVAWLLYLFFAVIGFGVLVPLLPHHWVPAGYACMGAIFAGHLVVHLTAVSIDPADANVRDKSYAGPLPIFNRSQHAHVIEDLHCNLCDVDVSARSKHCSACNKCVCGFDHHCKWLNNCVGERNYRLFLHSVASALLGVLLLVLVATYVFVEFFVNPMRLRTNYHFEVLKNHTDVWFVFLPAAPVETQAPAILALAALLILLGLLSTALLGHLLCFHIYLMWHKLTTYEYIVQHRPPQEAKGADRQLDSCPPKMRPIQKKRKPGPPVPGHRSSSSSDSRAASPVLVAGPAGAYHSASAESMDEIPVAQTRLGSAALAAPGDRGREPGLELQARVPAVFVSPSSGEPRARGSPEACLA from the exons ATGTACAAG ATGAACATCTGCAACAAGCCCTCCAACAAGACAGCGCCTGAGAAGAGTGTGTGGGCAGCACCTGCACAGGCCAGCGGACCCTCCCCGGAGCTGCAGGGCCAGCGGTCCCGCCGGAATGGGTGGAGCTGGCCCCCTCACCCGCTCCAGATTGTGGCCTGGCTCCTGTACCTCTTCTTCGCAGTGATCGGCTTTGGGGTCCTTGTTCCCCTCCTGCCTCACCACTGGGTGCCTGCTGGCTATGCT TGCATGGGCGCCATCTTTGCTGGCCACCTCGTGGTGCACCTGACTGCTGTCTCCATCGATCCAGCAGATGCCAACGTGAGGGACAAGAGCTATGCAGGGCCCTTGCCCATCTTCAACCGAAGCCAACACGCACATGTCATTGAAGACCTGCACTGCAATCTGTGCGACGTGGATGT gAGCGCTCGCTCCAAGCACTGCAGTGCCTGCAACAAGTGCGTGTGCGGCTTCGACCACCACTGCAAGTGGCTCAACAACTGTGTGGGAGAAAGGAACTACCG GCTCTTTCTACACAGTGTGGCATCTGCTTTACTGGGTGTCCTGCTCCTCGTGCTGGTCGCCACTTATGTCTTCGTGGAGTTCTTTGTCAATCCCATGCGGCTGCGTACCAACTACCACTTTGAAG TCCTGAAGAATCACACAGATGTGTGGTTCGTtttcctgcctgctgcccctgTGGAAACCCAGGCTCCTGCTATCCTGGCCCTGGCCGCCCTACTCATCCTTCTGGGCCTGCTCTCCACAGCCCTGCTCGGCCACCTGCTCTGCTTCCACATTTATCTCA TGTGGCACAAGCTCACCACCTATGAGTACATCGTGCAGCATCGTCCGCCACAGGAGGCAAAGGGGGCTGACAGGCAGCTCGACTCATGTCCCCCCAAGATGCGACCCATTCAG AAAAAGAGGAAGCCGG GGCCCCCGGTCCCGGGCCACCGCTCCAGCTCGTCGTCGGATTCTCGGGCCGCTAGCCCGGTGCTCGTCGCTGGCCCTGCAGGCGCCTATCACTCGGCGTCAGCGGAGTCCATGGACGAGATTCCCGTGGCTCAGACGCGCCTGGGCAGCGCTGCTCTGGCCGCTCCCGGAGACAGGGGCCGAGAGCCAGGGCTGGAGCTGCAGGCCCGTGTGCCTGCTGTTTTCGTGAGTCCGAGCAGTGGCGAGCCCAGGGCGCGGGGCAGCCCGGAGGCCTGCCTGGCTTAG
- the ZDHHC1 gene encoding palmitoyltransferase ZDHHC1 isoform X1: MYKMNICNKPSNKTAPEKSVWAAPAQASGPSPELQGQRSRRNGWSWPPHPLQIVAWLLYLFFAVIGFGVLVPLLPHHWVPAGYACMGAIFAGHLVVHLTAVSIDPADANVRDKSYAGPLPIFNRSQHAHVIEDLHCNLCDVDVSARSKHCSACNKCVCGFDHHCKWLNNCVGERNYRLFLHSVASALLGVLLLVLVATYVFVEFFVNPMRLRTNYHFEVLKNHTDVWFVFLPAAPVETQAPAILALAALLILLGLLSTALLGHLLCFHIYLMWHKLTTYEYIVQHRPPQEAKGADRQLDSCPPKMRPIQEMEFYMRTFSHVRPEPPGQVRPAAVSANLSGFPVTSGQVEPPLPSSPETLALPPRIRPQKKRKPGPPVPGHRSSSSSDSRAASPVLVAGPAGAYHSASAESMDEIPVAQTRLGSAALAAPGDRGREPGLELQARVPAVFVSPSSGEPRARGSPEACLA; encoded by the exons ATGTACAAG ATGAACATCTGCAACAAGCCCTCCAACAAGACAGCGCCTGAGAAGAGTGTGTGGGCAGCACCTGCACAGGCCAGCGGACCCTCCCCGGAGCTGCAGGGCCAGCGGTCCCGCCGGAATGGGTGGAGCTGGCCCCCTCACCCGCTCCAGATTGTGGCCTGGCTCCTGTACCTCTTCTTCGCAGTGATCGGCTTTGGGGTCCTTGTTCCCCTCCTGCCTCACCACTGGGTGCCTGCTGGCTATGCT TGCATGGGCGCCATCTTTGCTGGCCACCTCGTGGTGCACCTGACTGCTGTCTCCATCGATCCAGCAGATGCCAACGTGAGGGACAAGAGCTATGCAGGGCCCTTGCCCATCTTCAACCGAAGCCAACACGCACATGTCATTGAAGACCTGCACTGCAATCTGTGCGACGTGGATGT gAGCGCTCGCTCCAAGCACTGCAGTGCCTGCAACAAGTGCGTGTGCGGCTTCGACCACCACTGCAAGTGGCTCAACAACTGTGTGGGAGAAAGGAACTACCG GCTCTTTCTACACAGTGTGGCATCTGCTTTACTGGGTGTCCTGCTCCTCGTGCTGGTCGCCACTTATGTCTTCGTGGAGTTCTTTGTCAATCCCATGCGGCTGCGTACCAACTACCACTTTGAAG TCCTGAAGAATCACACAGATGTGTGGTTCGTtttcctgcctgctgcccctgTGGAAACCCAGGCTCCTGCTATCCTGGCCCTGGCCGCCCTACTCATCCTTCTGGGCCTGCTCTCCACAGCCCTGCTCGGCCACCTGCTCTGCTTCCACATTTATCTCA TGTGGCACAAGCTCACCACCTATGAGTACATCGTGCAGCATCGTCCGCCACAGGAGGCAAAGGGGGCTGACAGGCAGCTCGACTCATGTCCCCCCAAGATGCGACCCATTCAG GAGATGGAGTTCTACATGCGGACCTTCAGCCATGTGCGCCCAGAGCCCCCTGGCCAGGTCAGGCCTGCTGCAGTGAGTGCCAA TCTCTCCGGGTTCCCTGTCACCAGTGGCCAAGTGGAGCCTCCACTACCCTCCTCTCCAGAGACTCTGGCTTTGCCCCCCAGGATCCGGCCCCAG AAAAAGAGGAAGCCGG GGCCCCCGGTCCCGGGCCACCGCTCCAGCTCGTCGTCGGATTCTCGGGCCGCTAGCCCGGTGCTCGTCGCTGGCCCTGCAGGCGCCTATCACTCGGCGTCAGCGGAGTCCATGGACGAGATTCCCGTGGCTCAGACGCGCCTGGGCAGCGCTGCTCTGGCCGCTCCCGGAGACAGGGGCCGAGAGCCAGGGCTGGAGCTGCAGGCCCGTGTGCCTGCTGTTTTCGTGAGTCCGAGCAGTGGCGAGCCCAGGGCGCGGGGCAGCCCGGAGGCCTGCCTGGCTTAG
- the ZDHHC1 gene encoding palmitoyltransferase ZDHHC1 isoform X4, producing MYKMNICNKPSNKTAPEKSVWAAPAQASGPSPELQGQRSRRNGWSWPPHPLQIVAWLLYLFFAVIGFGVLVPLLPHHWVPAGYACMGAIFAGHLVVHLTAVSIDPADANVRDKSYAGPLPIFNRSQHAHVIEDLHCNLCDVDVSARSKHCSACNKCVCGFDHHCKWLNNCVGERNYRLFLHSVASALLGVLLLVLVATYVFVEFFVNPMRLRTNYHFEVLKNHTDVWFVFLPAAPVETQAPAILALAALLILLGLLSTALLGHLLCFHIYLMWHKLTTYEYIVQHRPPQEAKGADRQLDSCPPKMRPIQSLRVPCHQWPSGASTTLLSRDSGFAPQDPAPGPPVPGHRSSSSSDSRAASPVLVAGPAGAYHSASAESMDEIPVAQTRLGSAALAAPGDRGREPGLELQARVPAVFVSPSSGEPRARGSPEACLA from the exons ATGTACAAG ATGAACATCTGCAACAAGCCCTCCAACAAGACAGCGCCTGAGAAGAGTGTGTGGGCAGCACCTGCACAGGCCAGCGGACCCTCCCCGGAGCTGCAGGGCCAGCGGTCCCGCCGGAATGGGTGGAGCTGGCCCCCTCACCCGCTCCAGATTGTGGCCTGGCTCCTGTACCTCTTCTTCGCAGTGATCGGCTTTGGGGTCCTTGTTCCCCTCCTGCCTCACCACTGGGTGCCTGCTGGCTATGCT TGCATGGGCGCCATCTTTGCTGGCCACCTCGTGGTGCACCTGACTGCTGTCTCCATCGATCCAGCAGATGCCAACGTGAGGGACAAGAGCTATGCAGGGCCCTTGCCCATCTTCAACCGAAGCCAACACGCACATGTCATTGAAGACCTGCACTGCAATCTGTGCGACGTGGATGT gAGCGCTCGCTCCAAGCACTGCAGTGCCTGCAACAAGTGCGTGTGCGGCTTCGACCACCACTGCAAGTGGCTCAACAACTGTGTGGGAGAAAGGAACTACCG GCTCTTTCTACACAGTGTGGCATCTGCTTTACTGGGTGTCCTGCTCCTCGTGCTGGTCGCCACTTATGTCTTCGTGGAGTTCTTTGTCAATCCCATGCGGCTGCGTACCAACTACCACTTTGAAG TCCTGAAGAATCACACAGATGTGTGGTTCGTtttcctgcctgctgcccctgTGGAAACCCAGGCTCCTGCTATCCTGGCCCTGGCCGCCCTACTCATCCTTCTGGGCCTGCTCTCCACAGCCCTGCTCGGCCACCTGCTCTGCTTCCACATTTATCTCA TGTGGCACAAGCTCACCACCTATGAGTACATCGTGCAGCATCGTCCGCCACAGGAGGCAAAGGGGGCTGACAGGCAGCTCGACTCATGTCCCCCCAAGATGCGACCCATTCAG TCTCTCCGGGTTCCCTGTCACCAGTGGCCAAGTGGAGCCTCCACTACCCTCCTCTCCAGAGACTCTGGCTTTGCCCCCCAGGATCCGGCCCCAG GGCCCCCGGTCCCGGGCCACCGCTCCAGCTCGTCGTCGGATTCTCGGGCCGCTAGCCCGGTGCTCGTCGCTGGCCCTGCAGGCGCCTATCACTCGGCGTCAGCGGAGTCCATGGACGAGATTCCCGTGGCTCAGACGCGCCTGGGCAGCGCTGCTCTGGCCGCTCCCGGAGACAGGGGCCGAGAGCCAGGGCTGGAGCTGCAGGCCCGTGTGCCTGCTGTTTTCGTGAGTCCGAGCAGTGGCGAGCCCAGGGCGCGGGGCAGCCCGGAGGCCTGCCTGGCTTAG
- the ZDHHC1 gene encoding palmitoyltransferase ZDHHC1 isoform X2 has product MNICNKPSNKTAPEKSVWAAPAQASGPSPELQGQRSRRNGWSWPPHPLQIVAWLLYLFFAVIGFGVLVPLLPHHWVPAGYACMGAIFAGHLVVHLTAVSIDPADANVRDKSYAGPLPIFNRSQHAHVIEDLHCNLCDVDVSARSKHCSACNKCVCGFDHHCKWLNNCVGERNYRLFLHSVASALLGVLLLVLVATYVFVEFFVNPMRLRTNYHFEVLKNHTDVWFVFLPAAPVETQAPAILALAALLILLGLLSTALLGHLLCFHIYLMWHKLTTYEYIVQHRPPQEAKGADRQLDSCPPKMRPIQEMEFYMRTFSHVRPEPPGQVRPAAVSANLSGFPVTSGQVEPPLPSSPETLALPPRIRPQKKRKPGPPVPGHRSSSSSDSRAASPVLVAGPAGAYHSASAESMDEIPVAQTRLGSAALAAPGDRGREPGLELQARVPAVFVSPSSGEPRARGSPEACLA; this is encoded by the exons ATGAACATCTGCAACAAGCCCTCCAACAAGACAGCGCCTGAGAAGAGTGTGTGGGCAGCACCTGCACAGGCCAGCGGACCCTCCCCGGAGCTGCAGGGCCAGCGGTCCCGCCGGAATGGGTGGAGCTGGCCCCCTCACCCGCTCCAGATTGTGGCCTGGCTCCTGTACCTCTTCTTCGCAGTGATCGGCTTTGGGGTCCTTGTTCCCCTCCTGCCTCACCACTGGGTGCCTGCTGGCTATGCT TGCATGGGCGCCATCTTTGCTGGCCACCTCGTGGTGCACCTGACTGCTGTCTCCATCGATCCAGCAGATGCCAACGTGAGGGACAAGAGCTATGCAGGGCCCTTGCCCATCTTCAACCGAAGCCAACACGCACATGTCATTGAAGACCTGCACTGCAATCTGTGCGACGTGGATGT gAGCGCTCGCTCCAAGCACTGCAGTGCCTGCAACAAGTGCGTGTGCGGCTTCGACCACCACTGCAAGTGGCTCAACAACTGTGTGGGAGAAAGGAACTACCG GCTCTTTCTACACAGTGTGGCATCTGCTTTACTGGGTGTCCTGCTCCTCGTGCTGGTCGCCACTTATGTCTTCGTGGAGTTCTTTGTCAATCCCATGCGGCTGCGTACCAACTACCACTTTGAAG TCCTGAAGAATCACACAGATGTGTGGTTCGTtttcctgcctgctgcccctgTGGAAACCCAGGCTCCTGCTATCCTGGCCCTGGCCGCCCTACTCATCCTTCTGGGCCTGCTCTCCACAGCCCTGCTCGGCCACCTGCTCTGCTTCCACATTTATCTCA TGTGGCACAAGCTCACCACCTATGAGTACATCGTGCAGCATCGTCCGCCACAGGAGGCAAAGGGGGCTGACAGGCAGCTCGACTCATGTCCCCCCAAGATGCGACCCATTCAG GAGATGGAGTTCTACATGCGGACCTTCAGCCATGTGCGCCCAGAGCCCCCTGGCCAGGTCAGGCCTGCTGCAGTGAGTGCCAA TCTCTCCGGGTTCCCTGTCACCAGTGGCCAAGTGGAGCCTCCACTACCCTCCTCTCCAGAGACTCTGGCTTTGCCCCCCAGGATCCGGCCCCAG AAAAAGAGGAAGCCGG GGCCCCCGGTCCCGGGCCACCGCTCCAGCTCGTCGTCGGATTCTCGGGCCGCTAGCCCGGTGCTCGTCGCTGGCCCTGCAGGCGCCTATCACTCGGCGTCAGCGGAGTCCATGGACGAGATTCCCGTGGCTCAGACGCGCCTGGGCAGCGCTGCTCTGGCCGCTCCCGGAGACAGGGGCCGAGAGCCAGGGCTGGAGCTGCAGGCCCGTGTGCCTGCTGTTTTCGTGAGTCCGAGCAGTGGCGAGCCCAGGGCGCGGGGCAGCCCGGAGGCCTGCCTGGCTTAG
- the ZDHHC1 gene encoding palmitoyltransferase ZDHHC1 isoform X3, which produces MYKMNICNKPSNKTAPEKSVWAAPAQASGPSPELQGQRSRRNGWSWPPHPLQIVAWLLYLFFAVIGFGVLVPLLPHHWVPAGYACMGAIFAGHLVVHLTAVSIDPADANVRDKSYAGPLPIFNRSQHAHVIEDLHCNLCDVDVSARSKHCSACNKCVCGFDHHCKWLNNCVGERNYRLFLHSVASALLGVLLLVLVATYVFVEFFVNPMRLRTNYHFEVLKNHTDVWFVFLPAAPVETQAPAILALAALLILLGLLSTALLGHLLCFHIYLMWHKLTTYEYIVQHRPPQEAKGADRQLDSCPPKMRPIQEMEFYMRTFSHVRPEPPGQVRPAAVSANLSGFPVTSGQVEPPLPSSPETLALPPRIRPQGPRSRATAPARRRILGPLARCSSLALQAPITRRQRSPWTRFPWLRRAWAALLWPLPETGAESQGWSCRPVCLLFS; this is translated from the exons ATGTACAAG ATGAACATCTGCAACAAGCCCTCCAACAAGACAGCGCCTGAGAAGAGTGTGTGGGCAGCACCTGCACAGGCCAGCGGACCCTCCCCGGAGCTGCAGGGCCAGCGGTCCCGCCGGAATGGGTGGAGCTGGCCCCCTCACCCGCTCCAGATTGTGGCCTGGCTCCTGTACCTCTTCTTCGCAGTGATCGGCTTTGGGGTCCTTGTTCCCCTCCTGCCTCACCACTGGGTGCCTGCTGGCTATGCT TGCATGGGCGCCATCTTTGCTGGCCACCTCGTGGTGCACCTGACTGCTGTCTCCATCGATCCAGCAGATGCCAACGTGAGGGACAAGAGCTATGCAGGGCCCTTGCCCATCTTCAACCGAAGCCAACACGCACATGTCATTGAAGACCTGCACTGCAATCTGTGCGACGTGGATGT gAGCGCTCGCTCCAAGCACTGCAGTGCCTGCAACAAGTGCGTGTGCGGCTTCGACCACCACTGCAAGTGGCTCAACAACTGTGTGGGAGAAAGGAACTACCG GCTCTTTCTACACAGTGTGGCATCTGCTTTACTGGGTGTCCTGCTCCTCGTGCTGGTCGCCACTTATGTCTTCGTGGAGTTCTTTGTCAATCCCATGCGGCTGCGTACCAACTACCACTTTGAAG TCCTGAAGAATCACACAGATGTGTGGTTCGTtttcctgcctgctgcccctgTGGAAACCCAGGCTCCTGCTATCCTGGCCCTGGCCGCCCTACTCATCCTTCTGGGCCTGCTCTCCACAGCCCTGCTCGGCCACCTGCTCTGCTTCCACATTTATCTCA TGTGGCACAAGCTCACCACCTATGAGTACATCGTGCAGCATCGTCCGCCACAGGAGGCAAAGGGGGCTGACAGGCAGCTCGACTCATGTCCCCCCAAGATGCGACCCATTCAG GAGATGGAGTTCTACATGCGGACCTTCAGCCATGTGCGCCCAGAGCCCCCTGGCCAGGTCAGGCCTGCTGCAGTGAGTGCCAA TCTCTCCGGGTTCCCTGTCACCAGTGGCCAAGTGGAGCCTCCACTACCCTCCTCTCCAGAGACTCTGGCTTTGCCCCCCAGGATCCGGCCCCAG GGCCCCCGGTCCCGGGCCACCGCTCCAGCTCGTCGTCGGATTCTCGGGCCGCTAGCCCGGTGCTCGTCGCTGGCCCTGCAGGCGCCTATCACTCGGCGTCAGCGGAGTCCATGGACGAGATTCCCGTGGCTCAGACGCGCCTGGGCAGCGCTGCTCTGGCCGCTCCCGGAGACAGGGGCCGAGAGCCAGGGCTGGAGCTGCAGGCCCGTGTGCCTGCTGTTTTCGTGA